In Geminocystis sp. NIES-3708, a single window of DNA contains:
- a CDS encoding dihydroorotase produces MTSNLLIHHAEILLSNGDIFLGDLLIKDGKIAEIGTELTADSATIIDATGLTLLPGVIDPQVHFREPGLTHKEDLFTASCACAKGGVTSFLEMPNTIPLTTTQAILDDKLHRASQKCLVNYGFFMGATAENLDDLRNANPACGIKIFMGSNHGALLVSTEAEIEPIFAKGSRLIAVHAEDQARIIERKKLFKDNTNPAIHSVIQDEEAALNATKLAVKLANKYQRRLHILHLSTGIEAEYLRENKTPWISTEVTPQHLLLNTNDYQRIGTLAQMNPPLRSPENNEILWKALLDGVIDCIATDHAPHTLEEKAKPYPHSPSGMPGVETSLPLMLTEYKKGRCTLAQVVTWMCTNPAKLYQIQNKGEIKIGYDADLILVDLNNYQPVLKENLATKCGWSPFEGWNLTGWPIYTIVNGDIVLEKGKLNTNIRGKALTFSQMNIKDS; encoded by the coding sequence ATGACTTCTAATTTATTAATTCATCATGCCGAAATTTTATTATCCAACGGCGATATTTTTTTAGGAGATTTGCTCATCAAAGATGGCAAAATAGCTGAAATTGGCACGGAATTAACTGCCGATTCTGCAACAATTATCGATGCTACGGGCTTAACTTTACTACCTGGGGTAATCGATCCGCAAGTGCATTTTCGTGAACCTGGATTAACCCATAAAGAAGACCTTTTTACCGCTTCTTGTGCTTGTGCTAAAGGGGGAGTCACATCCTTTCTCGAAATGCCTAATACTATCCCTTTAACTACTACTCAAGCAATATTAGATGATAAGTTACACCGTGCCAGTCAAAAATGTTTAGTTAATTATGGCTTCTTTATGGGTGCTACGGCTGAAAATTTAGATGATTTACGCAATGCTAATCCTGCTTGTGGTATAAAGATTTTTATGGGATCAAATCATGGTGCATTATTAGTAAGTACCGAGGCTGAAATTGAACCTATTTTTGCTAAAGGTAGTCGTTTAATTGCTGTTCATGCCGAAGATCAAGCTAGAATTATAGAAAGAAAAAAACTGTTTAAAGATAATACCAATCCTGCTATTCACTCTGTCATTCAAGATGAAGAAGCGGCCCTAAATGCTACTAAATTGGCAGTAAAATTAGCTAATAAATATCAACGGCGTTTACACATCCTCCATCTTAGCACTGGTATCGAAGCTGAATATTTACGAGAAAACAAGACTCCTTGGATTTCTACTGAAGTCACCCCTCAACATCTTCTACTCAATACTAATGATTATCAAAGAATAGGCACTTTAGCACAAATGAACCCACCTTTGCGATCGCCTGAAAATAACGAAATTTTATGGAAAGCATTATTAGATGGAGTAATCGACTGTATTGCAACAGATCATGCTCCCCACACCTTAGAAGAAAAAGCCAAACCCTATCCCCATAGCCCTTCGGGAATGCCAGGAGTTGAGACTTCATTACCACTGATGTTAACAGAGTATAAAAAAGGACGTTGTACCCTTGCTCAGGTGGTAACATGGATGTGTACTAATCCAGCTAAACTGTATCAAATACAAAATAAAGGGGAAATAAAAATCGGCTATGATGCTGATTTGATTTTAGTAGATTTAAACAACTATCAACCCGTGTTAAAAGAAAATTTAGCGACAAAATGCGGATGGAGTCCTTTTGAAGGTTGGAATTTAACAGGTTGGCCTATTTATACTATTGTTAATGGTGATATTGTTTTAGAAAAGGGAAAACTTAATACCAATATAAGAGGAAAAGCCTTAACTTTTTCTCAAATGAATATCAAGGATTCGTAA
- a CDS encoding type II toxin-antitoxin system HicB family antitoxin codes for MRKLIMSIEYTAIITKDEDWWLGWVEEIPGANAQEKTKEELIISLQEAVKDIIELRRQYSRSY; via the coding sequence ATGAGAAAATTGATTATGTCGATCGAATATACTGCAATTATCACAAAAGATGAGGATTGGTGGCTCGGTTGGGTTGAAGAAATACCGGGTGCAAATGCCCAAGAAAAAACCAAAGAGGAATTAATTATTAGTTTACAAGAAGCAGTCAAAGATATTATTGAACTTCGTCGCCAATATTCAAGAAGCTATTGA
- a CDS encoding VOC family protein translates to MVDFGFTHVALEVSDIDKSIDFYEKYAQMKVVHRRKDTVSQSDVAWISDLTRPFVIVLIKMPKVEGRLTPQSHLGVALESRKKVEQLCIMASDEKILVSGPNDWGLPVGYWAYIKDPDGHTLEISFGQEIHFTLENFKNK, encoded by the coding sequence ATGGTAGATTTCGGTTTTACTCATGTCGCTTTAGAAGTTAGTGATATTGATAAAAGTATTGATTTTTATGAAAAATATGCTCAAATGAAAGTCGTACATCGTCGGAAAGATACTGTATCTCAAAGTGATGTTGCCTGGATTAGTGATTTGACTCGCCCATTTGTGATTGTTTTAATTAAAATGCCGAAGGTTGAAGGAAGACTTACACCACAATCTCACTTGGGTGTAGCTTTAGAAAGCCGAAAAAAAGTAGAACAATTGTGTATTATGGCTTCTGACGAAAAAATTTTAGTGTCAGGACCCAATGATTGGGGTTTACCTGTAGGATATTGGGCATATATAAAAGATCCTGATGGACACACTTTAGAAATATCTTTTGGTCAAGAAATTCATTTTACCTTAGAAAATTTTAAGAATAAATAA
- a CDS encoding FdhF/YdeP family oxidoreductase yields MTESTKSPSAGGGLPVLKYWVEKSVSPQGVKIWEKLNHQSSCLSCAWGTGGQKGGFVNEEGEYLQRCAKSVEAISAELQEGIKPDFFAQFTIEELQQLDSQQCDQLGRLSYPVILRKDSNHYERITWQEVYDIAEKAFKHPPERVASYSSGRSSNEAAFILQLMMRALGSNNLADCSDLCHAPSTVGLKEVFGSGTSMVSLESLKQSDCVVLIGSNAPANHPRLMNELIKIRDKGGKVIIVNPQIEVGLVKFASPAFPIKSLLKGGSDISTLYVQPIPGSDVAVFVGIQKSLLEQNLINFDYLRNYTDGWQEVVNHAENTSWDTIIDTCGLSREEIEEVAYTIGKSQKVVFAWAMGITHHTNGVDNVKSIANTALITGNAGKMGAGTMPIRGHSNVQGFGSMGVTIRLSELIKQALKEIIGQSVTETKGYSARGLITASDNHKVDTLFCLGGNLYGANPDLTEAKRSLSNIETIFYVATKPNLGHFHGLAKENTLILPVFNRFENPHRTTTESGNNFVRLNEMGTTHLQDGDLVSEIELITEIADKILGENPINWKQLQDTSYIRELIAKTIPGYQKIGEIDKTKEEFTIDDRIFTQPRFKTANGKAQMQVTPLPVLTIPDKEFFEVSADSKGIVLILGTGRGYGQHNTVVYNTADKYRGMLHRYCILMNREDIKKGGFVENQRVKVKGDAGELDNIEIIAGNILQGTAFMFYPEANILFKAHIDNLAETPAYKRVPIFIYS; encoded by the coding sequence ATGACAGAATCTACTAAATCCCCTTCTGCTGGTGGCGGTTTACCTGTACTTAAATATTGGGTAGAAAAAAGCGTTTCTCCTCAAGGTGTCAAAATTTGGGAAAAATTAAATCATCAAAGTAGTTGTTTGTCCTGTGCATGGGGTACAGGAGGGCAAAAGGGCGGTTTTGTCAATGAGGAAGGAGAATATTTACAACGATGTGCGAAAAGTGTTGAGGCAATATCCGCAGAATTACAAGAAGGCATTAAACCAGATTTTTTTGCCCAATTTACCATCGAAGAATTACAACAATTAGATTCTCAACAGTGCGATCAACTAGGCAGATTAAGCTATCCTGTAATATTAAGAAAGGATAGTAACCATTATGAAAGGATTACTTGGCAGGAAGTATATGACATAGCAGAAAAAGCCTTTAAACATCCTCCTGAAAGAGTCGCTAGTTATAGCTCTGGAAGGTCATCAAATGAAGCCGCTTTTATTTTACAATTGATGATGAGAGCATTAGGTAGTAATAATTTAGCTGATTGCTCAGACTTATGTCACGCACCTTCCACCGTAGGCTTAAAAGAGGTTTTCGGTAGTGGCACATCAATGGTAAGCCTCGAAAGCCTGAAACAGTCAGATTGTGTTGTTTTAATTGGCTCAAATGCCCCGGCTAATCATCCCCGCTTGATGAATGAATTAATCAAAATTCGAGATAAAGGCGGTAAAGTAATCATTGTCAATCCGCAAATCGAAGTCGGTTTAGTCAAATTCGCCTCCCCTGCTTTTCCCATTAAATCCTTACTAAAAGGTGGCTCAGATATTTCTACTTTATATGTGCAACCAATACCCGGAAGTGATGTCGCCGTATTTGTTGGTATCCAAAAGTCTTTACTCGAACAAAATTTAATCAACTTTGACTATTTACGCAACTATACCGATGGTTGGCAGGAAGTGGTTAACCATGCAGAAAATACTTCTTGGGATACCATTATCGATACTTGCGGTTTATCCAGAGAGGAAATAGAAGAAGTTGCCTATACTATTGGTAAATCGCAGAAGGTTGTCTTTGCTTGGGCAATGGGTATAACTCACCATACCAACGGTGTTGATAACGTCAAAAGTATTGCCAATACTGCCTTAATTACGGGCAATGCTGGTAAAATGGGAGCGGGTACAATGCCCATAAGAGGACATTCTAACGTGCAAGGATTTGGCTCAATGGGAGTTACCATTAGACTTAGTGAGCTCATCAAACAAGCCTTAAAAGAAATTATCGGACAATCTGTCACAGAAACAAAAGGTTACTCTGCAAGGGGATTAATTACTGCTTCGGATAACCATAAAGTAGATACTCTCTTTTGTTTAGGAGGTAATTTATATGGTGCTAATCCCGACTTAACGGAAGCAAAACGATCGTTATCAAACATCGAAACTATCTTTTATGTGGCAACTAAGCCAAATTTAGGACATTTTCACGGGTTAGCTAAAGAAAATACCCTTATTCTTCCAGTATTTAACCGTTTCGAGAATCCTCACCGCACTACTACGGAGTCAGGAAATAACTTTGTGCGCTTAAATGAAATGGGTACAACTCATCTTCAAGATGGTGATTTAGTATCGGAAATTGAGTTAATTACGGAAATTGCGGATAAGATATTAGGTGAAAATCCTATTAATTGGAAGCAATTACAAGATACTAGCTATATTCGGGAGTTAATTGCCAAAACCATACCGGGTTATCAAAAAATAGGCGAAATTGACAAAACTAAAGAAGAATTTACCATTGACGATCGAATTTTTACTCAACCAAGGTTTAAAACTGCTAATGGTAAAGCACAAATGCAAGTAACTCCTTTACCTGTCTTAACTATCCCTGATAAAGAATTTTTTGAAGTGAGTGCAGATAGTAAGGGTATAGTGTTAATTTTAGGCACGGGGAGAGGTTACGGGCAACATAACACCGTTGTTTATAACACCGCAGACAAATATCGGGGAATGCTTCATCGTTACTGTATTTTGATGAATCGTGAGGATATTAAAAAGGGCGGTTTTGTGGAGAATCAACGGGTAAAAGTCAAAGGCGATGCAGGTGAGTTAGACAATATCGAAATTATTGCAGGAAATATTTTGCAAGGCACAGCATTTATGTTTTATCCTGAAGCAAATATTCTATTTAAGGCACATATTGACAATTTGGCAGAAACTCCAGCCTATAAAAGAGTGCCTATTTTTATTTATTCTTAA
- a CDS encoding GNAT family N-acetyltransferase: MILKKIPNGFYSNHTEHLIVEELRKHDSLSISLVAEKEELLIGHIAFSPVEISDGTKNWYGLAPVSVKPQFQNQGVGKKLIREGLKILEQKNADGCVVLGEPEYYQKFGFKNNSNIELMGVPQEFFLSLNFGTSTPKGQVKYHLAFSVTPEDDRFYL, from the coding sequence ATCATTCTAAAAAAGATACCAAATGGGTTCTATAGTAATCACACTGAACATTTAATAGTTGAAGAATTAAGGAAACATGATTCTCTCTCAATTTCATTGGTTGCTGAAAAAGAGGAGTTATTAATTGGACATATCGCATTTTCCCCTGTAGAAATTAGTGATGGAACAAAAAATTGGTATGGTTTAGCACCAGTATCTGTTAAACCTCAATTTCAAAATCAGGGAGTCGGAAAAAAACTCATTAGGGAAGGATTAAAAATTCTCGAACAAAAAAATGCTGATGGGTGCGTAGTTTTAGGTGAGCCTGAATATTATCAAAAGTTTGGATTTAAAAACAATTCAAACATAGAATTAATGGGAGTTCCACAAGAGTTTTTTCTCTCATTAAATTTTGGAACATCAACCCCAAAAGGGCAAGTAAAATATCATCTTGCTTTTTCTGTAACCCCTGAAGATGATCGATTTTATTTATAA
- a CDS encoding YkvA family protein gives MKFNLQSLYSFYRNAIRNPKYRNWIILGTLIYVLSPFDISPDFFPLAGQIDDFLLLSIMLTEVSQMIMSSVKNKKDSYTETQEQKTVDIDAVSLD, from the coding sequence ATGAAATTTAATCTTCAATCTCTCTACAGTTTTTATCGCAATGCAATCCGTAACCCAAAATATCGTAATTGGATTATTTTAGGTACATTAATTTATGTTTTAAGTCCTTTTGATATTTCTCCTGATTTTTTCCCTTTAGCAGGACAAATTGACGATTTTTTATTATTATCAATTATGTTAACAGAAGTTTCTCAAATGATTATGAGTAGCGTAAAAAATAAAAAAGATTCCTATACAGAAACACAAGAACAAAAAACTGTAGATATTGATGCTGTTTCTTTAGATTAA
- the hypE gene encoding hydrogenase expression/formation protein HypE — protein sequence MQENSNFQLNCPLPMDKYSHILLGHGSGGKLMRELINNMFLATFQDKNYIEHDSAVLNLSSKKIAFTTDSYVVNPLFFPGGDIGSMAVYGTVNDLAMSGAIPLYLSLSFILEEGLEIATLWRIIQSIKKASEISSVKIVTGDTKVVEKGKGDQIFINTSGIGIINHNLDINPHSIKSNDMVILSGDIGQHGIAIMAIREGLEFETSIKSDSAPVTKIILDLINAGIKINCLRDLTRGGLASALNEIAFSANIEITINENAIDVQEEVKGACEILGFDPLYVANEGRFIMFISEEDVDKSLTILKAENSSANIIGKVKKSKNSMVILNSKIGGKRVINLLSGEQLPRIC from the coding sequence ATGCAAGAGAATAGTAATTTTCAATTAAATTGTCCTTTACCTATGGATAAATATTCCCATATTTTATTAGGTCATGGTAGCGGTGGCAAGTTAATGAGAGAGTTAATTAATAATATGTTTTTGGCTACTTTTCAAGATAAAAATTATATTGAACATGATTCAGCAGTGCTTAATTTATCTAGTAAAAAAATTGCTTTCACAACAGATTCTTATGTGGTAAATCCTCTATTTTTTCCGGGGGGTGATATTGGTTCGATGGCGGTTTATGGTACAGTAAATGACTTAGCAATGTCTGGGGCGATTCCTCTCTATTTAAGTTTAAGTTTTATTCTCGAAGAAGGATTAGAAATTGCTACGTTATGGCGAATTATACAATCTATAAAAAAAGCATCAGAAATAAGTAGCGTAAAAATAGTTACTGGGGATACTAAAGTTGTTGAAAAAGGAAAAGGTGATCAAATTTTTATTAACACTTCTGGCATCGGAATTATTAACCATAATTTAGATATTAATCCTCACTCTATAAAATCTAATGACATGGTTATTCTTAGTGGAGATATTGGACAACATGGCATTGCAATTATGGCAATTAGAGAAGGTTTAGAGTTTGAAACCTCTATTAAAAGTGATTCTGCACCAGTTACAAAAATTATTTTAGATTTAATAAATGCGGGAATTAAAATTAATTGTTTACGAGATTTAACAAGGGGAGGATTAGCTAGTGCATTGAATGAAATTGCTTTTTCTGCTAATATAGAAATTACGATTAATGAGAATGCTATTGATGTTCAAGAAGAAGTAAAAGGTGCGTGTGAAATATTAGGTTTTGATCCTCTTTATGTAGCAAATGAAGGTAGATTTATAATGTTTATTTCTGAAGAAGATGTCGATAAAAGTTTAACTATTTTAAAAGCAGAAAATTCTAGTGCTAATATAATTGGTAAAGTAAAAAAAAGTAAAAATTCTATGGTGATTCTAAATAGTAAAATTGGGGGAAAAAGAGTTATTAATTTGTTAAGTGGCGAACAGTTACCTCGTATTTGTTAA
- a CDS encoding SDR family NAD(P)-dependent oxidoreductase produces MKTKRVALITGSTSGIGMAIAKQLSQDGFSIAFHSKSSWQMGRELAKNHSDSSYTQADLADQKQIRDLISSVISHHGRLDILVNNAGINAIIPHHSLKKACPEIWRNIYEINVIAPWTLITEAEQVLRESSNSDCPSCILNISSHAGIRPKGGSIPYATSKAALNHMTRLLALSLAPEIRVNAIAPGLVNTPMTENWIDAQKTWQQRSPMKRGAKPEEIAQLASMIVKNNYLTGEIIICDGGLNLT; encoded by the coding sequence ATGAAGACAAAAAGAGTTGCCTTAATTACAGGTTCTACTTCTGGAATTGGAATGGCAATTGCAAAACAACTTTCTCAAGATGGATTTTCCATCGCTTTCCATTCTAAATCTTCATGGCAAATGGGTCGGGAATTAGCAAAAAATCATTCCGATTCTTCTTATACTCAAGCCGATTTAGCAGATCAAAAACAAATTCGTGATTTGATAAGTTCAGTTATATCTCATCATGGTCGCTTAGATATTTTAGTAAATAATGCCGGAATTAATGCTATTATCCCTCACCATTCTCTGAAAAAGGCTTGTCCCGAAATTTGGCGTAATATTTACGAAATTAATGTCATCGCACCATGGACACTCATTACAGAGGCTGAACAGGTCTTAAGAGAATCATCAAATAGTGATTGTCCTAGTTGTATTCTCAATATTAGTTCTCATGCGGGTATTCGTCCAAAAGGAGGTTCAATTCCATATGCGACGAGTAAAGCTGCTCTCAATCATATGACACGTCTTCTGGCGTTAAGTCTAGCACCAGAGATTAGAGTAAATGCGATCGCACCAGGATTAGTCAATACTCCCATGACGGAAAATTGGATAGATGCACAAAAAACTTGGCAACAACGTTCACCCATGAAACGAGGTGCAAAACCAGAAGAAATTGCTCAACTGGCATCAATGATAGTTAAAAATAATTATCTTACAGGGGAGATTATCATTTGTGATGGTGGCTTAAATCTTACTTAA
- a CDS encoding antibiotic biosynthesis monooxygenase family protein has translation MAITRIFAVQIHTRFRTEFEDKFSDLSLRTVEEATGFISASIHKPTKWSPDEYMMISHWKNEAALIAFAGEK, from the coding sequence ATGGCTATAACAAGAATATTTGCAGTGCAAATTCATACAAGATTTCGCACAGAGTTTGAGGATAAATTTTCAGATCTCTCCTTACGAACTGTAGAGGAAGCTACTGGTTTTATTTCCGCTTCTATTCATAAACCAACTAAATGGTCGCCAGACGAATACATGATGATTTCTCATTGGAAAAATGAAGCAGCTTTGATAGCCTTTGCTGGTGAAAAATAA
- the hypD gene encoding hydrogenase formation protein HypD: MKFVDEYRDINLVQKYSEKIANIITQPWQIMEICGGQTHSIVKYGIDQLLPSEITLIHGSGCPVCVTSIELIDQAIKIALLPNTILCSFGDMLRVPGSKKDLLNIKALGADIRIIYSPLDCLKIAQQNPNKEVVFFAVGFETTAPSTALTIYQAQQQNIFNFSVLISHVLVPPAMETILSSNQCQVEGFLAAGHVCTVMGYQKYESISHKYKVPIIITGFEPVDILQGIFLCIQQLENNDIKVENQYSRVVNKEGNKNAQLLMKRIFDTDDYFWRGIGNIPDSGLKLKEEYQEFSASNKFNLKLINHQDLENQNCISGQILQGIKKPHECPSFAKKCTPEQPLGAPMVSSEGACAAYYNYRIKQ, from the coding sequence ATGAAATTTGTTGATGAATATAGAGACATAAATTTAGTTCAAAAATACTCTGAAAAGATCGCAAATATAATAACACAACCATGGCAAATAATGGAAATTTGTGGAGGTCAAACCCATAGTATCGTTAAATATGGCATTGATCAACTGTTACCTTCAGAAATTACTTTAATTCATGGTTCTGGATGTCCTGTTTGTGTAACAAGTATAGAACTAATTGACCAAGCTATAAAAATTGCTTTGTTACCTAATACTATTTTATGCTCTTTTGGAGATATGTTAAGAGTACCAGGAAGTAAAAAAGATTTACTAAATATTAAAGCATTAGGAGCAGATATTCGTATTATTTATTCACCTTTGGATTGTTTAAAAATTGCCCAACAAAATCCTAATAAAGAAGTAGTATTCTTTGCTGTCGGATTTGAAACAACTGCACCAAGCACCGCTTTAACAATTTATCAAGCACAACAACAAAATATTTTTAATTTTTCAGTTTTAATATCCCATGTTTTAGTACCTCCAGCAATGGAAACAATTTTATCATCAAACCAGTGTCAAGTTGAAGGTTTTTTAGCGGCTGGTCATGTTTGTACCGTTATGGGTTATCAAAAATATGAATCTATTTCTCATAAATATAAAGTACCTATTATCATAACAGGATTTGAACCTGTGGATATTTTACAAGGAATTTTTCTTTGTATTCAACAATTAGAAAATAACGACATAAAAGTTGAAAATCAATATAGTCGAGTTGTTAACAAAGAGGGGAATAAAAATGCTCAATTATTAATGAAAAGAATATTTGATACTGATGATTATTTTTGGCGTGGCATTGGCAATATTCCTGATAGTGGCCTAAAACTCAAAGAAGAATATCAGGAGTTTTCAGCGAGTAATAAATTTAATTTAAAACTAATTAATCATCAAGATTTAGAAAATCAAAATTGTATTAGTGGGCAGATTTTACAAGGAATAAAAAAACCCCATGAATGTCCATCTTTTGCTAAAAAATGTACCCCTGAACAACCTTTAGGAGCTCCTATGGTATCATCAGAAGGTGCTTGTGCTGCTTATTATAATTATCGTATAAAGCAATAA
- a CDS encoding glucose-1-phosphate thymidylyltransferase, giving the protein MKALILSGGKGTRLRPLTYTGAKQLVPVANKPILWYGIEALVSAGITDIGIIISPETGTEIEKKTGDGSYFGANITYIRQDSPDGLAHAVKIAQPFLGDSPFVMYLGDNLIADDLEQYLQEFVEKKLDALILLRKVSNPSAFGVATVNEKGEVLALVEKPKNPQSNLALVGIYFFSSLIHNAIANLKPSARGELEITDAIQSLLEDKKLVSARQLKNWWLDTGKKDDLLEANRIILDTDLESENLGIIEENSQIIGRVKIGKNTQIINSTIRGPVIIGENCFLENCFIGPYSSIADNVKLSETDLEHSVILESAEVVGIHQRIVDSVIGQRAKIHPALKRPKAVSFMIGDDSQIELI; this is encoded by the coding sequence ATGAAAGCATTAATTTTATCTGGAGGAAAAGGTACAAGACTACGTCCTCTAACTTATACAGGGGCAAAACAATTAGTACCTGTAGCGAATAAACCCATTCTCTGGTATGGTATCGAAGCTTTAGTTAGTGCAGGAATCACTGATATAGGCATCATCATCAGCCCTGAAACTGGTACTGAAATAGAGAAAAAAACAGGAGATGGAAGTTATTTTGGTGCAAACATCACTTATATTCGTCAAGATAGTCCTGATGGTTTAGCCCATGCCGTCAAAATTGCCCAACCTTTTCTCGGTGATTCTCCTTTCGTGATGTATTTGGGTGATAATTTAATTGCCGATGATTTAGAACAATATTTACAGGAATTTGTTGAGAAAAAGTTAGATGCTTTAATTCTACTCAGAAAAGTTTCTAATCCTTCCGCTTTTGGTGTGGCTACTGTCAACGAAAAAGGAGAAGTTTTAGCATTAGTAGAAAAACCTAAAAATCCGCAATCAAATTTAGCTTTGGTGGGGATTTATTTTTTCTCTTCTTTAATTCATAATGCGATCGCTAATTTAAAACCTTCTGCTAGAGGGGAATTAGAAATAACCGATGCCATTCAATCTTTATTAGAAGACAAGAAATTAGTTTCAGCAAGACAACTAAAAAACTGGTGGTTAGATACAGGAAAAAAAGATGATTTACTCGAAGCAAATAGAATTATTTTAGATACTGATTTAGAATCAGAAAATTTAGGTATAATTGAAGAAAATAGTCAAATAATTGGCAGAGTTAAAATTGGTAAAAATACACAAATTATTAACTCAACTATTAGGGGTCCTGTTATTATAGGAGAGAATTGTTTCCTTGAAAACTGTTTTATAGGTCCTTATTCAAGTATCGCTGATAATGTTAAATTAAGCGAAACAGATTTAGAGCATAGCGTGATTTTAGAATCCGCAGAAGTTGTGGGTATTCATCAGCGAATTGTGGATAGTGTCATTGGGCAAAGGGCAAAAATTCATCCAGCATTAAAACGTCCGAAAGCAGTTAGTTTTATGATAGGTGATGATTCTCAAATTGAATTAATATAG
- the rfbD gene encoding dTDP-4-dehydrorhamnose reductase — MKILLLGNQGQVGTELTYTLPLLGTLIKVDRSLVDLTNEQQIRDIIQQIKPDIIVNAAAYTAVDKAESEKKLAEQINTIAPKIIAEEMSKIKGKLIHLSTDYVFDGKSNTPYLETDLTNPLGVYGQSKLAGETNIKENSDNYIIIRTAWVYSTYGKGNFLKTMLKLGKERQQIKVVIDQVGCPTYGEDIAIFINKIITKFGNENNSKRLYHFTNLGVCSWYDFAVNIFNEAQKLGYNLKVKEIVPILTSEYPTPAQRPHYSVLNTRKISEDIDCFPPYWQDSLSKYFLKLT, encoded by the coding sequence ATGAAAATTTTACTATTGGGAAATCAAGGACAAGTTGGCACAGAATTAACCTATACTTTACCATTATTAGGAACATTAATTAAAGTTGATCGAAGTTTAGTTGACTTGACAAATGAGCAACAAATTCGAGATATTATTCAACAAATTAAACCTGATATTATTGTTAATGCGGCGGCTTATACTGCTGTTGATAAAGCCGAATCAGAAAAAAAATTAGCCGAGCAAATAAATACAATTGCACCTAAAATAATCGCAGAAGAAATGAGTAAAATTAAAGGTAAATTAATTCATCTTTCTACTGATTATGTTTTTGATGGGAAATCTAATACTCCTTATTTAGAGACAGATTTAACCAACCCATTGGGAGTTTATGGTCAAAGTAAATTAGCTGGAGAAACAAATATTAAAGAAAATAGTGATAATTATATTATTATTAGAACAGCGTGGGTTTATAGTACTTATGGTAAAGGAAATTTTCTTAAAACAATGCTTAAATTAGGGAAAGAAAGACAACAAATCAAAGTAGTAATAGATCAAGTTGGTTGTCCCACTTATGGGGAAGATATAGCTATATTTATTAATAAAATTATTACAAAATTTGGGAATGAAAATAATAGTAAAAGGCTTTATCATTTTACTAACTTAGGAGTTTGTAGCTGGTACGATTTTGCTGTTAATATTTTTAATGAAGCTCAAAAATTAGGCTATAATTTAAAAGTAAAAGAGATTGTACCTATCTTAACATCAGAATATCCAACTCCAGCTCAACGTCCTCATTATTCTGTGTTAAATACTCGTAAAATTAGTGAAGATATAGATTGTTTTCCTCCTTATTGGCAAGATTCTTTATCTAAATATTTTCTCAAACTTACTTAA
- a CDS encoding DUF4090 family protein: MTNLTTGADAVDQAIAKGIDFDGSEIPTAKIDLYNQVMGLEGQRQRSGVSNTMRSRIVRIGAKHIPQDELNQKLIDANFAPLKDKEIAFYYSK; encoded by the coding sequence ATGACTAATTTAACCACTGGAGCTGATGCAGTTGATCAAGCGATCGCAAAAGGAATTGATTTTGATGGCAGTGAAATCCCCACAGCAAAAATAGATTTATATAATCAGGTGATGGGATTAGAAGGTCAAAGACAACGTAGCGGAGTAAGTAATACTATGCGTTCAAGAATTGTGCGAATCGGGGCTAAACATATACCCCAAGATGAACTTAATCAAAAGTTGATTGACGCTAATTTTGCTCCTTTAAAAGATAAAGAAATTGCGTTTTATTATAGTAAATAG